In Canis lupus baileyi chromosome 15, mCanLup2.hap1, whole genome shotgun sequence, one genomic interval encodes:
- the LOC140604719 gene encoding G patch domain-containing protein 11-like gives MKLNTAEEEDYMSDSFINVQQDIRPGLPMLRQIREARRKEEKQQEANLKNRQKSLKEEEQERRDIGLKNALGCENKGFTLLQKMGYKSGQPLGKSGDGIVEPIPLNVKTGKSGLGHEALLKQKAEETLESCRRKIHMKNQAEETAAEQFRLRLKYKQDEVKLGGDLKRSQQACRQLDTQKNIQVPREAWYWLGLEEETDEEEKKEQDEDDYKSEDLSILEKLQILTGYLREEHLYCIWCGTASEDKEDLSSNCPGPTAADHD, from the coding sequence ATGAAGTTGAACACGGCAGAAGAAGAGGACTATATGTCTGATTCCTTCATTAATGTCCAACAAGACATTAGACCAGGATTGCCAATGCTAAGGCAGATCCGAGAAGCCCGTcggaaagaagaaaagcaacaggaagccaatttgaaaaacaggcagaagagtttaaaagaagaagaacaagaaagacGTGACATTGGGTTGAAGAATGCTCTAGGCTGTGAAAACAAAGGGTTTACCTTGCTGCAAAAGATGGGATATAAAAGTGGTCAGCCCCTTGGCAAGAGTGGAGATGGTATTGTTGAGCCAATCCCCCTTAACGTCAAAACAGGAAAAAGCGGCCTTGGTCATGAGGCATTACTGAAACAGAAAGCAGAGGAAACACTAGAAAGTTGTAGGAGAAAGATTCACATGAAAAACCAAGCTGAAGAAACAGCTGCAGAGCAGTTTCGACTGCGACTTAAATATAAGCAAGATGAAGTGAAGCTGGGAGGGGACCTGAAAAGAAGCCAGCAAGCCTGCCGGCAGTTGGATACACAGAAGAACATTCAGGTTCCCAGGGAAGCATGGTACTGGTTAGGGCTTGAAGAGGAGACTGacgaagaggagaaaaaagagcaaGATGAAGATGACTATAAAAGTGAAGACTTAAGTATActggaaaaattacaaatactGACTGGTTATTTAAGAGAAGAACATCTGTATTGTATTTGGTGTGGAACAGCCTCTGAAGATAAAGAAGACCTCTCTTCAAATTGCCCAGGACCAACTGCTGCAGATCACGACTAA